Proteins encoded in a region of the Panicum hallii strain FIL2 chromosome 3, PHallii_v3.1, whole genome shotgun sequence genome:
- the LOC112885305 gene encoding cytochrome P450 71A1-like, translated as MFAAGTETSFIALEWAMSELVRNPAATQELQREVRRAAPADSAAGATATPYLHAVVKETLRLHPPVPLLLPRECMRDAAVLGFHVARGTRVFVNAWAVGRDPASWGAAADEFRPERFLAEDREVDFRGAHFQLVPFGAGRRACPGMQFGLATVELALASLARLFDWEVPGGAAPGELDMSDAPGLTTPRRVPLRLVAKPFGSEEQA; from the coding sequence ATGTTCGCGGCCGGGACCGAGACGTCCTTCATCGCGCTGGAGTGGGCCATGTCGGAGCTGGTCAGGAACCCCGCGGCCACGCAGGAGCTCCAGCGCGAagtccgccgcgccgcgcccgcggactccgccgccggcgcgacGGCGACGCCGTACCTGCACGCCGTGGTCAAGGAGACGCTCCGCCTCCACCCGCCGGTGCCGCTGCTCCTCCCGCGCGAGTGCATGCGCGACGCGGCAGTGCTGGGGTTCCACGTCGCGCGGGGCACGCGCGTGTTCGTCAACGCCTGGGCCGTCGGCCGCGACCCGGCATCGTGGGGCGCCGCGGCCGACGAGTTTCGGCCCGAGAGGTTCCTGGCGGAGGACCGCGAGGTGGACTTCCGGGGCGCGCACTTCCAGCTCGTCCCCttcggggccgggcggcgcgccTGCCCCGGGATGCAGTTCGGGCTGGCCACCGTGGAGCTCGCGCTGGCGAGCCTGGCGCGCCTGTTCGACTGGGAGGtgcccggcggcgcggcgccggggGAGCTCGACATGTCGGACGCGCCCGGGCTGACCACGCCCAGGCGGGTGCCGCTCCGGCTCGTCGCCAAGCCGTTCGGTTCGGAGGAGCAGGCGTAG